A single genomic interval of Lentimicrobium saccharophilum harbors:
- a CDS encoding deoxyhypusine synthase family protein, with protein MNRGPVSQFIEHHYRHFNAATVVDAAKSYENHLAEGGKMMITLAGAMSTAELGISLAEMIRQDKVQIISCTGANLEEDIMNLVAHSHYKRVPHYRDLTPQQEFELLEQGMNRVTDTCIPEEEAFRRIQHHIEKIWKDAQANGERWFPHEYMYKLLLSKVMEKDYEIDPKHSWMLAAAEKNLPIIVPGWEDSTMGNIFASYCIKGELNPSTMKSGIEYMMYLSEWYRKNSSGKGVGFFQIGGGIAGDFPICVVPMMYQDLEWHDVPFWSYFCQISDSTTSYGSYSGAVPNEKITWGKLDIDTPKFIIESDATIVAPLIFAWLLRW; from the coding sequence ATGAACAGAGGACCTGTTTCACAATTTATCGAGCATCACTACAGGCATTTTAACGCCGCTACCGTGGTGGATGCCGCAAAATCTTACGAAAATCACCTTGCCGAAGGCGGAAAAATGATGATTACCCTGGCCGGAGCCATGAGCACCGCCGAGCTGGGCATCTCCCTTGCCGAAATGATCCGTCAGGACAAGGTACAAATCATCAGTTGTACCGGTGCCAATCTTGAAGAAGACATTATGAACCTGGTTGCCCACAGCCATTACAAACGGGTGCCGCACTACCGCGACCTCACCCCGCAGCAGGAATTTGAACTGCTGGAACAGGGCATGAACCGGGTTACCGATACCTGCATCCCCGAGGAAGAGGCTTTCCGCAGAATTCAGCATCACATCGAGAAAATCTGGAAGGATGCCCAGGCAAACGGCGAGCGCTGGTTCCCGCATGAATATATGTACAAACTGCTGCTCAGCAAAGTGATGGAAAAGGACTATGAAATAGATCCCAAACATTCCTGGATGCTGGCCGCCGCCGAAAAAAACCTGCCGATCATCGTTCCGGGCTGGGAAGACAGCACCATGGGAAATATCTTCGCTTCATATTGTATCAAAGGCGAACTGAATCCCTCCACCATGAAGTCGGGCATCGAATACATGATGTACCTCTCGGAATGGTACCGTAAGAATTCCTCGGGAAAAGGAGTAGGATTCTTCCAGATAGGCGGAGGCATCGCCGGCGATTTCCCCATCTGCGTGGTACCCATGATGTATCAGGACCTTGAGTGGCACGACGTTCCTTTCTGGTCATACTTCTGCCAGATCAGCGACTCAACCACCTCTTACGGATCCTATTCAGGCGCAGTTCCCAACGAAAAAATCACCTGGGGCAAACTCGATATCGACACTCCGAAATTCATCATCGAGAGCGATGCAACCATCGTCGCTCCCCTGATCTTCGCATGGCTGCTGCGTTGGTAA
- the ypfJ gene encoding KPN_02809 family neutral zinc metallopeptidase, which yields MRWTGRRGSSNVEDRRGMSGGKMALGGGLGTIVIVLIVWLMGGDPGQMLGGLESGQTEQTVETSAEEDQMAQFVSVVLADTEEVWKMIFEQSGQTYREPKLVLFRDQVQSACGYASAASGPFYCSGDEKIYIDLSFCDVLKTRFGAQGDFAVAYVIAHEVGHHVQKLLGILEEVQAQRARLSQTEANALTVKLELQADFLAGLWAHHADRMMDILETGDIEEALRAAAAVGDDNIQLKSQGRIVPDDFTHGTSEQRMSWFRKGWETGDLAQGDTFRRGAV from the coding sequence ATGCGCTGGACCGGAAGACGTGGAAGTTCAAATGTTGAAGACCGCCGTGGCATGTCGGGCGGCAAGATGGCCCTTGGCGGAGGATTAGGCACCATTGTTATTGTGCTGATTGTCTGGCTCATGGGCGGTGACCCCGGCCAGATGCTGGGAGGCCTGGAATCAGGGCAAACTGAACAAACAGTGGAGACGTCCGCCGAAGAAGACCAGATGGCGCAATTTGTATCGGTGGTACTTGCCGATACCGAGGAAGTCTGGAAAATGATTTTTGAACAATCTGGACAAACTTACCGGGAGCCGAAACTGGTACTTTTCAGGGATCAGGTGCAATCGGCATGTGGGTATGCCAGTGCTGCCAGCGGACCCTTCTATTGTTCGGGCGACGAAAAAATATACATCGACCTGAGTTTCTGTGATGTATTGAAGACCCGTTTCGGCGCTCAGGGCGATTTTGCTGTTGCCTATGTGATTGCGCATGAAGTAGGCCATCATGTTCAGAAACTGCTGGGAATTCTCGAAGAAGTGCAGGCACAACGAGCCCGGCTCAGCCAGACGGAAGCCAATGCACTAACCGTTAAACTCGAACTGCAGGCCGACTTCCTGGCCGGATTGTGGGCCCACCATGCCGACCGCATGATGGATATCCTCGAGACCGGTGACATCGAAGAAGCGTTACGCGCCGCGGCTGCCGTCGGCGACGACAATATCCAGCTGAAATCCCAGGGCCGTATTGTCCCCGACGATTTTACACACGGCACCTCCGAACAAAGGATGTCATGGTTCCGTAAAGGCTGGGAAACCGGCGACCTGGCTCAGGGCGATACCTTCAGGAGGGGAGCTGTTTAG
- the priA gene encoding replication restart helicase PriA, translating to MIVEKNTTLTDQETITLFAEVLLPLPVKGYFTYRIPRELNGMIAPGMRVVVQFGQKKFYTALVRRIHQQVPAVMSVKYVLAVVDPWPVVNGKQFQLWEWMAEYYLCTVGEVMNAALPSAYKLASETRVVMDPEYVKDGELLSDREFMVTEALELQKILTLTDISRIVGMAKVIPLVKTMIEKGIVRVEEEITEKYKPRTETCIRLTEACRDESLLHAEMDRLSKKAFKQLQALMAYISISRCFSENPVEVSRPELLKTPDISAAQLDGLIKKGILETYSRNVSRLIHDDASDSSRNIIFSDAQKQVLDELKSLLNGTGIALLKGVTSSGKTEVYIHLIEETLGRGKQVLYLLPEIALTTQIIRRLQKYFGNKVGVYHSKYNEFERIEIWNKANIPLSDNQQNQPYQVLLGARSALFLPFTDLGLIIVDEEHDSSYKQNDPAPRYNARDAATMLGYIHQCPVLLGSATPSVESYFNAVSGKYGLVNLNERFGSMQMPEIRIVNIREEARMKRMKSHFSPQLLDAIRQALGAGEQVILFQNRRGFSLRLECDTCHHIPQCINCDVTLTYHKQVNVMKCHYCGYTTRVPDVCPECHSPAIKMQGFGTEKVEEELSILFPDAVIGRMDLDTTRTKNAYQRIIGDFESRRINVLVGTQMVTKGLDFDNVSLVGVLYADGMMSYPDFRALERSYQLMAQVSGRAGRKHKRGLVMIQTNNPKHPLLQWVVDDNYDAMFEQQLSDRHKYRFPPYFRLIEISLMHRDSELLNKAAAVLAGMLKPTFGALLLGPEYPLVSRVRNLYIKNLLLKTGKGLQGKQSKAELTRQLEIFRALRDYKSVRIAIDVDPV from the coding sequence TTGATCGTTGAAAAGAATACCACTTTGACGGATCAGGAAACCATCACTTTATTTGCGGAAGTTCTGCTTCCGCTTCCTGTAAAGGGCTATTTCACTTACAGGATACCCCGGGAGCTGAACGGGATGATTGCTCCGGGCATGCGTGTGGTGGTGCAGTTCGGTCAGAAGAAGTTTTATACAGCGCTGGTCAGGCGGATACATCAACAGGTGCCTGCTGTGATGTCGGTAAAGTATGTGCTTGCAGTTGTGGATCCCTGGCCGGTAGTGAACGGGAAGCAGTTCCAGCTGTGGGAATGGATGGCTGAGTACTATTTATGTACGGTGGGCGAAGTGATGAATGCTGCCCTGCCTTCGGCGTATAAACTGGCGAGCGAAACCCGGGTGGTAATGGATCCTGAATATGTAAAGGACGGAGAGCTGCTCAGCGACCGGGAGTTTATGGTGACAGAAGCCCTTGAGTTGCAGAAGATCCTTACGCTCACCGATATCAGCCGCATTGTCGGGATGGCCAAAGTGATTCCTTTGGTGAAGACAATGATAGAGAAGGGTATAGTCAGGGTTGAAGAAGAGATCACCGAAAAGTATAAGCCCCGGACCGAAACCTGTATACGCCTTACAGAAGCCTGCCGCGATGAATCGCTGTTGCATGCCGAGATGGACAGGCTTAGCAAAAAGGCGTTCAAACAACTGCAGGCTTTGATGGCTTATATCAGCATCAGCCGCTGTTTTTCGGAAAATCCGGTTGAAGTCAGCCGGCCTGAACTGCTCAAAACCCCGGATATCAGCGCTGCCCAGCTTGACGGGCTTATTAAAAAGGGGATACTGGAAACATATTCGCGCAATGTCAGCCGTCTGATCCATGATGATGCAAGCGACAGTTCGCGGAACATCATTTTCTCTGACGCTCAGAAACAGGTACTTGATGAGCTGAAAAGCCTGCTGAACGGAACCGGAATCGCCTTGTTAAAAGGGGTTACCTCGAGCGGGAAAACGGAGGTTTATATTCATTTGATTGAAGAAACCCTTGGAAGGGGGAAACAGGTGTTATATCTTCTTCCCGAAATCGCTTTAACTACGCAGATCATCAGGCGGCTTCAGAAGTATTTCGGCAATAAGGTCGGGGTTTACCATTCAAAGTATAACGAGTTTGAACGGATTGAGATCTGGAATAAGGCCAACATACCACTCTCGGACAATCAGCAAAACCAACCCTACCAGGTATTGCTCGGCGCCCGGTCGGCCCTGTTTCTGCCCTTTACCGACCTGGGGCTGATTATAGTGGATGAAGAGCATGACAGCTCATATAAGCAAAACGATCCCGCCCCCCGGTATAATGCCAGGGATGCTGCCACAATGCTTGGATATATACATCAATGTCCTGTTTTGTTAGGCTCTGCTACTCCTTCCGTTGAAAGTTATTTTAACGCCGTGAGCGGCAAATATGGGCTCGTTAACCTGAATGAGCGTTTTGGCAGTATGCAGATGCCGGAAATCCGGATTGTCAATATCAGGGAAGAGGCCCGGATGAAACGGATGAAGTCGCATTTCTCGCCGCAGTTGCTAGACGCCATCAGGCAAGCCCTGGGGGCAGGGGAACAGGTTATCCTTTTCCAGAACCGCCGGGGTTTTTCGCTCAGGCTGGAATGCGACACCTGTCATCATATTCCGCAATGTATCAACTGTGATGTAACGCTCACCTACCACAAGCAGGTAAATGTAATGAAGTGCCATTACTGCGGGTACACCACCCGGGTTCCGGATGTATGCCCCGAGTGCCACAGTCCGGCTATTAAGATGCAGGGGTTTGGCACGGAGAAGGTGGAGGAGGAGCTTTCCATTCTGTTTCCTGATGCGGTGATCGGGAGGATGGACCTTGACACCACGCGGACCAAGAATGCCTATCAACGCATCATTGGGGATTTTGAATCGCGGAGGATTAATGTTTTGGTGGGAACCCAGATGGTTACCAAAGGACTGGATTTCGACAATGTAAGTCTGGTGGGTGTGCTTTACGCGGATGGGATGATGAGTTACCCCGACTTCCGGGCGCTGGAGCGAAGCTATCAGCTGATGGCCCAGGTGAGCGGCAGGGCAGGGCGCAAGCATAAGCGCGGGCTGGTGATGATTCAGACGAACAATCCCAAACATCCCCTGCTTCAGTGGGTGGTGGATGACAATTACGATGCCATGTTTGAACAGCAACTTTCGGACAGGCATAAATACCGGTTTCCTCCGTATTTCAGGCTGATTGAAATATCCCTGATGCACCGTGATTCCGAATTGCTGAACAAAGCGGCTGCTGTCCTGGCAGGTATGCTGAAGCCAACCTTTGGCGCACTGTTGCTGGGCCCCGAGTATCCGTTGGTTTCAAGGGTCAGAAATCTTTATATCAAGAATTTACTGCTGAAAACCGGCAAAGGCTTGCAGGGGAAACAAAGTAAAGCTGAGCTTACCCGTCAGCTGGAAATATTCAGGGCCCTGCGGGATTATAAAAGTGTCAGAATTGCCATTGATGTAGATCCGGTTTAA
- a CDS encoding PSP1 domain-containing protein: MEETEKISPEKNHFVTRGCCHQPSLIHKNDKIFKHGCAKLDAFDWLGYVPMPEGHKPFDCIEVRFKNNRKEFFRSSCDPDLHAGDIVAVEANPGHDIGIVSLTGEIVRLQMRKRNTDPGRDDIRKVYRKARLSDIEKWITAVEKEDNTMFRAREIAARLNLKMKINDVEYQGDDTKAIFYYTADERVDFRELIKILAEEFKVRIEMRQIGARQEAARLGGIGTCGRELCCSTWLNGFNTVSTNAARIQQLSLNPQKLAGQCGKLKCCLNYEYSAYAEALKHFPPDDTVLNTKKGDAIPQKTDVFGGVIWYAYKSDPNNMMAIPVDKVKEIIDLNRKGKAIDKLEDFARKLEKKVDFENVVGQEDLHRFDQ; the protein is encoded by the coding sequence ATGGAAGAAACTGAAAAAATATCTCCCGAAAAAAATCATTTTGTTACCCGGGGCTGCTGCCATCAACCCAGCCTGATTCATAAGAATGACAAGATTTTTAAGCACGGTTGCGCCAAACTTGACGCTTTTGACTGGCTGGGTTATGTACCGATGCCTGAGGGCCATAAACCATTTGATTGTATTGAGGTAAGGTTTAAGAATAACCGCAAGGAATTTTTCCGTTCCTCCTGCGATCCTGATCTGCACGCCGGCGATATTGTGGCGGTGGAGGCCAATCCGGGCCACGACATCGGGATTGTTTCCCTGACCGGTGAGATTGTCAGGCTTCAGATGCGTAAACGGAACACTGATCCCGGAAGGGATGATATCCGCAAGGTATACCGCAAGGCCAGGTTAAGTGATATTGAAAAGTGGATAACCGCGGTGGAAAAGGAGGACAACACCATGTTCAGGGCCAGGGAAATTGCCGCCCGGCTTAACCTGAAAATGAAAATCAATGATGTTGAATACCAGGGGGATGATACGAAGGCGATTTTTTACTATACGGCTGATGAGCGGGTTGACTTCCGTGAACTGATCAAAATTCTCGCTGAAGAGTTCAAGGTGAGGATTGAGATGCGTCAGATCGGGGCAAGGCAGGAGGCCGCCCGTTTGGGGGGTATAGGTACCTGTGGCCGTGAACTTTGCTGCTCAACCTGGCTCAACGGATTCAACACGGTAAGTACCAATGCGGCGCGCATTCAGCAACTTTCACTTAATCCGCAGAAGCTCGCCGGACAGTGTGGCAAGCTCAAATGCTGTCTGAATTACGAGTATTCCGCTTATGCCGAAGCGTTAAAACACTTTCCTCCGGACGATACCGTGCTCAATACGAAAAAGGGAGATGCCATACCCCAAAAAACGGATGTTTTTGGCGGCGTGATCTGGTATGCCTACAAATCGGACCCGAACAATATGATGGCCATCCCCGTGGATAAGGTAAAAGAGATCATTGATCTGAACAGGAAGGGGAAGGCCATTGATAAACTCGAGGACTTTGCCCGCAAACTGGAGAAAAAAGTTGATTTTGAAAATGTTGTTGGTCAGGAGGATTTGCACAGATTTGATCAGTAA
- a CDS encoding gliding motility lipoprotein GldH encodes MKMTFLNNLVKYPLSFLLVIAFAGCDPDKFYDESLSLPGDRWPKEDALSFTVNIEDTVSPYSFYLNVRNSTSYKYNNIYFFLTTSYPGGGMSRDTIECMLASKNGEWLGKGNGRYRDNRIWVRDNIRFPRKGEYTLRLNQAMREDVLEGISEAGVRLEKK; translated from the coding sequence ATGAAAATGACATTTCTGAATAACCTGGTTAAATATCCGTTATCCTTTCTGCTGGTGATTGCCTTTGCAGGTTGTGATCCGGATAAGTTTTATGATGAGAGCCTGAGCCTTCCCGGTGACCGCTGGCCCAAGGAGGATGCGCTGAGTTTTACCGTGAATATTGAAGATACCGTCAGTCCTTACAGTTTTTATCTGAATGTGCGAAACAGTACTTCGTACAAGTACAATAACATCTATTTCTTTCTTACCACCTCCTATCCCGGGGGTGGCATGTCGCGCGATACCATTGAGTGTATGCTGGCATCCAAAAACGGTGAATGGCTGGGCAAGGGCAACGGTCGCTACCGTGACAACCGCATCTGGGTAAGGGACAACATCCGTTTTCCGCGGAAGGGAGAATATACGTTGCGGCTGAACCAGGCCATGCGGGAGGATGTGTTGGAAGGAATTTCGGAGGCGGGTGTAAGGCTGGAGAAAAAGTAA
- a CDS encoding penicillin-binding protein 1A, which yields MSKKPKGSTADVNSWKKRFWKAYLVVFVFIVLLFTAISSGLLGFMPSFEELENPKSNLASEIISADQELLGKYYIENRSNINYKDLSPNLVNAIIATEDARFEKHSGVDVKALFRVTFGLLTGSNKGGGSTLSQQLAKNLFPRKANRNFFETVFIKLKEWVTAIKLERNYTKEEILAMYFNTVDFGSNSFGIKSAAKTFFNKLPSELTIEESAMLVGMLKAPTFFSPVRNPERAIKRREVVLHQMERYGYISEHAYDSIRVIPLDMSKYRQQDHTSGTATYFREYLRMAMSAKKPHRKNYIDKQAYTEDSLQWVSNPIYGWIEKNPKPDGSKYNLYKDGLRIYTTINSRMQRYAEEAVAEHMGGDIQPAFFRHWKGREEAPFDFPKSQVKAEAHKLLNASMKRSERYRKMKAAGLPEDSIRLAFHTKTPMKVFTWQGERDTIMTPWDSIRYCKFFLQAGLLSVEPQTGFVRAYVGGINYSHFQFDHVKMARRQVGSTFKPFVYTLAMQEGDFSPCTKVANIQYSIDLPEGGRWEPRNSNDYKKGEMVTLKEALANSINWISAFLIKRYSPMAVIKIARKMGVVSPIDPVPSISLGTPDLTLYEMTGAMNTFAAKGVYIEPLFVTRIEDKNGNVLARFMPRQEEAMSEETAFLMLELMKGVVESGTGVRLRYKYGIANPVAGKTGTTQNNSDGWFMGLTPDLVTGVWVGGEDRSIRFRTITLGQGANMALPIWALYMKRIYADPKLKLSQGDFEGPSGPLSVEIDCKKYEELQKQQKSKYSPGDF from the coding sequence ATGAGCAAAAAACCTAAAGGCAGCACAGCTGATGTTAATTCCTGGAAGAAGCGCTTCTGGAAAGCATACCTCGTTGTATTTGTTTTCATAGTCCTTTTATTTACAGCCATTTCTTCAGGACTGCTCGGATTTATGCCTTCATTTGAAGAACTGGAGAATCCCAAGAGCAACCTGGCTTCCGAAATCATCTCGGCCGACCAGGAGTTGCTGGGCAAATATTATATTGAAAACCGGTCAAATATAAATTACAAAGACCTGTCTCCCAACCTGGTAAATGCCATTATTGCCACGGAGGATGCCCGTTTTGAGAAGCATTCGGGGGTAGATGTAAAGGCGCTTTTCAGGGTAACCTTCGGGCTGCTGACCGGGAGCAATAAAGGCGGAGGAAGTACGCTCAGCCAGCAGCTGGCCAAAAATCTCTTCCCGCGGAAAGCCAACCGTAATTTCTTTGAAACGGTGTTTATCAAGTTAAAGGAGTGGGTAACAGCCATAAAGCTGGAGCGTAATTACACTAAAGAAGAGATTCTGGCCATGTACTTCAATACAGTGGATTTCGGAAGCAATTCGTTTGGCATCAAATCGGCTGCGAAGACTTTTTTTAACAAGCTGCCTTCCGAATTGACTATTGAAGAGTCGGCCATGCTTGTGGGTATGCTGAAAGCGCCAACCTTCTTTTCGCCGGTGCGTAATCCCGAAAGGGCCATCAAGCGCAGGGAGGTGGTGCTCCATCAGATGGAAAGATACGGTTACATCAGTGAACATGCATACGATTCCATCAGGGTGATTCCCCTGGATATGTCAAAATACCGGCAGCAGGATCATACTTCAGGTACAGCTACTTACTTCCGTGAGTACCTGCGCATGGCCATGTCGGCAAAGAAGCCGCACCGGAAAAACTATATAGACAAGCAGGCATATACCGAGGATTCATTGCAGTGGGTCTCCAATCCGATCTACGGATGGATAGAGAAGAATCCGAAACCCGACGGATCGAAATACAATCTTTACAAAGACGGATTAAGGATCTATACCACCATTAATTCACGGATGCAGCGTTATGCTGAGGAGGCCGTGGCGGAGCACATGGGTGGCGATATCCAGCCTGCATTTTTCAGGCACTGGAAGGGCAGGGAAGAGGCTCCTTTTGATTTTCCGAAGTCACAGGTGAAGGCGGAAGCGCACAAGCTGCTCAATGCTTCGATGAAACGATCAGAGCGTTACCGGAAAATGAAGGCTGCCGGGTTGCCCGAAGACTCCATCCGCCTGGCGTTTCACACCAAAACACCTATGAAGGTATTTACCTGGCAGGGAGAGCGCGATACCATTATGACGCCCTGGGATTCCATCCGTTACTGTAAGTTCTTTCTGCAAGCCGGCCTGTTGTCGGTGGAGCCGCAGACCGGATTTGTCAGGGCTTATGTAGGTGGCATCAATTACAGCCACTTCCAGTTCGACCATGTTAAAATGGCCAGGCGGCAGGTTGGTTCTACATTCAAGCCTTTTGTTTACACGCTGGCCATGCAGGAGGGCGATTTCTCACCCTGCACCAAAGTGGCGAACATTCAGTACAGCATCGATCTCCCTGAGGGCGGAAGGTGGGAACCCCGCAACTCCAACGATTATAAGAAAGGCGAGATGGTGACCCTGAAAGAGGCACTTGCCAATTCCATCAACTGGATTTCGGCCTTTCTGATCAAAAGGTATTCGCCCATGGCGGTGATCAAGATCGCCCGGAAAATGGGGGTTGTCAGCCCCATCGACCCCGTGCCTTCCATTTCGCTGGGGACCCCTGACCTTACTCTTTATGAGATGACAGGGGCCATGAATACTTTTGCGGCCAAAGGGGTATACATCGAACCGCTTTTCGTGACCCGCATCGAAGATAAAAACGGAAACGTGCTGGCCCGCTTTATGCCCCGGCAGGAAGAGGCCATGAGTGAAGAAACCGCCTTTTTGATGCTGGAACTGATGAAAGGGGTGGTGGAAAGCGGAACAGGCGTTCGTTTGCGGTATAAGTACGGCATTGCAAATCCCGTGGCCGGTAAAACCGGAACCACGCAAAACAACTCAGACGGATGGTTTATGGGCCTGACCCCCGACCTGGTAACCGGCGTGTGGGTGGGCGGTGAAGACCGCAGCATCCGTTTCAGGACCATCACCCTGGGGCAAGGGGCGAATATGGCACTCCCGATCTGGGCCCTTTATATGAAGCGCATTTATGCTGATCCGAAACTGAAACTGTCGCAGGGCGATTTTGAAGGGCCTTCAGGTCCACTGTCGGTGGAAATTGACTGTAAAAAATACGAAGAATTACAGAAACAGCAGAAAAGCAAATACAGTCCCGGAGACTTCTGA
- a CDS encoding MBOAT family O-acyltransferase: MVFSSSLFLLYFLPVFLLFYYFADVRYKNYVALAASLFFYAWGAPTFIFIVVGSIIADFYAVKVMHRSKGRKKRLLVAFSIVLNIGMLLYFKYANFFVENFNLMVEGFGGKPVEWAKVALPIGISFFSFQKMTYAVDVYRKVHVPLKKISDFALYILMFPQLIAGPIVRFNEIADQLEDRRANENADNRLTGFFRFALGLGKKVLIANVLGEYADTVFAMDPAGMTTATAWMGVLAYAFQIYYDFAGYSDMAIGLGRMIGFDFLENFNNPYISQNISEFWRRWHISLGRWMRDYLYIPLGGNRVSIRRLYFNLWLVFLISGFWHGAAWNFVVWGAFHGFFLIADRIFLLKFFAAIGKAPSILITFIITLVGWVLFRAETLPYAIHFLGRMFSFEGGPAVYISQKVWIMLIIGAFFGLWAAFGNIEKWQMKLFAKKQRISTMVWMTAASVLLFIISLAAITSSGFNPFIYFRF, encoded by the coding sequence ATGGTTTTCAGCAGCAGCCTGTTTCTTCTTTACTTTTTGCCGGTTTTCCTGTTGTTCTATTATTTTGCCGATGTAAGATACAAGAACTATGTCGCCCTGGCAGCCAGTTTATTTTTCTATGCCTGGGGAGCGCCCACTTTTATTTTCATTGTTGTCGGATCAATCATCGCCGATTTTTACGCTGTAAAGGTGATGCACCGGTCGAAGGGCAGGAAGAAGCGTTTACTGGTGGCATTTTCCATTGTGCTGAACATCGGCATGCTGCTCTATTTCAAATATGCCAATTTCTTTGTCGAGAACTTCAACCTGATGGTGGAAGGTTTTGGCGGCAAACCGGTGGAATGGGCAAAGGTGGCACTGCCCATTGGCATTTCGTTTTTCAGTTTTCAGAAAATGACTTATGCGGTGGATGTCTATCGCAAGGTGCATGTCCCGCTGAAAAAGATCAGCGATTTTGCCCTCTACATCCTTATGTTTCCCCAGCTGATTGCCGGCCCCATTGTGCGTTTCAATGAAATTGCCGATCAGCTTGAAGACCGGCGCGCCAACGAAAATGCGGACAACCGCCTGACCGGTTTTTTCAGGTTTGCCCTGGGTTTGGGTAAGAAGGTGCTGATCGCCAATGTACTGGGCGAGTATGCCGATACCGTTTTTGCCATGGATCCTGCAGGCATGACCACCGCTACCGCCTGGATGGGGGTGCTGGCCTATGCCTTCCAGATCTATTACGATTTTGCCGGTTATTCCGATATGGCCATCGGTCTTGGCAGGATGATCGGTTTTGACTTTCTGGAGAATTTCAATAATCCTTATATTTCTCAGAATATCAGTGAGTTCTGGCGACGCTGGCATATTTCGCTGGGGCGCTGGATGCGCGATTACCTGTACATTCCCCTGGGCGGTAACAGGGTTTCGATACGGCGGTTGTATTTTAACCTCTGGCTGGTATTCCTGATTTCGGGTTTCTGGCACGGCGCGGCCTGGAACTTCGTGGTGTGGGGTGCGTTCCATGGTTTCTTCCTGATCGCCGACAGGATTTTTCTGCTGAAGTTTTTCGCGGCCATCGGGAAAGCCCCTTCCATCCTGATCACCTTTATCATTACCCTGGTGGGTTGGGTACTTTTCAGGGCCGAAACCCTGCCTTACGCCATCCATTTCCTTGGGCGTATGTTCTCTTTTGAAGGCGGCCCCGCGGTGTATATCAGCCAGAAAGTATGGATAATGCTGATTATCGGCGCTTTCTTCGGCCTTTGGGCGGCTTTCGGTAACATTGAGAAATGGCAGATGAAACTCTTTGCCAAAAAGCAGAGGATTTCCACCATGGTGTGGATGACCGCGGCCTCTGTCCTGCTGTTTATCATTAGTCTGGCAGCCATCACTTCCTCAGGTTTTAATCCCTTCATCTACTTCAGGTTCTGA